A stretch of Roseibium porphyridii DNA encodes these proteins:
- a CDS encoding lysophospholipid acyltransferase family protein, translated as MNYAEFSYANPEHPPLKRWTIRAIEGLSGRRKLVDLYEVWKHTMVGTSDYIWSDLLGLINLDVAVTDGEWPPKNLPEGPLVLIANHPYGIGDGLAILALAEQLDRPFKILINNELLKVPEVRPFSLPVDFEETKQALKTNMQTRKEALRLLQEGTTIIVFPGGGVATAAKPFGRAEELPWKTFTAKMIRSSRATVLPLYFEGQNSWLFHLVSKYSLTLRLSLLVREFRRILGTVITARAGNPISYETLSGFKDQKEVMDFLQTKVMEMGPCVSSGKLLGRRD; from the coding sequence GTGAACTACGCTGAATTCAGTTACGCAAATCCCGAGCACCCGCCACTGAAGCGGTGGACAATCCGTGCCATTGAGGGATTGTCGGGACGTCGCAAGCTTGTCGATCTTTATGAAGTGTGGAAGCACACCATGGTCGGCACGTCCGACTACATCTGGAGCGATTTGCTCGGGCTGATCAATCTGGATGTTGCCGTTACGGATGGCGAATGGCCTCCGAAGAACCTTCCCGAAGGTCCTTTGGTCCTGATTGCGAACCATCCCTATGGCATTGGTGATGGACTGGCTATTCTGGCGCTTGCAGAACAGCTGGACCGTCCTTTCAAGATCCTGATCAACAATGAGTTGCTGAAGGTTCCTGAAGTCCGTCCGTTTTCTCTGCCTGTTGATTTTGAAGAGACCAAGCAGGCCTTGAAGACCAACATGCAGACCCGAAAGGAAGCGCTGCGGCTGCTTCAGGAAGGCACGACAATCATCGTGTTCCCCGGTGGTGGCGTCGCGACCGCAGCCAAACCGTTCGGTCGTGCAGAAGAGCTGCCCTGGAAAACCTTTACGGCAAAGATGATCCGCTCATCGCGGGCGACTGTCCTGCCGCTCTATTTTGAGGGGCAGAATTCCTGGCTGTTTCATCTGGTCAGCAAGTACTCGCTGACCTTGCGCCTGTCATTGCTGGTGCGTGAATTCAGGCGCATTCTAGGGACGGTGATTACAGCGCGGGCTGGAAATCCAATCTCCTACGAAACCTTGTCGGGTTTCAAGGATCAGAAGGAAGTCATGGATTTTCTTCAGACCAAGGTGATGGAGATGGGACCCTGCGTCAGCTCGGGTAAACTGCTCGGTCGACGCGATTGA
- the thrS gene encoding threonine--tRNA ligase — protein MIQLTFPDNSVREYEAGTTGLAIAEGISKSLAKKAVAMTLDGELKDLSDPIDADHQIEIVTRDDPRALELIRHDAAHVMAEAVQELWPGTQVTIGPVIENGFYYDFKRVNPDTDEDWPFHPDELPVIEKKMREIIGRGAQFTKEFWSREEAKTFFAAKGEHYKVELIDAIPEDQEIRIYKQGQWLDLCRGPHMASTRQIGDAFKLMKVAGAYWRGDSNNEMLSRIYATAWHNEKELKGYLRMLEEAEKRDHRKLGREMDLFHFQEEGPGVVFWHPNGWDMFQNLIAYKRRVLRDTYNEVNAPQVLHTSLWETSGHWTWYKENMFSVQCADPEAEDNRVFALKPMNCPGHVQIFKHGLKSYRDLPLRLAEFGVVHRYEPSGALHGLMRVRGFTQDDAHVFCTEEQMADECMKINDLILSVYKDFGFDEIVVKLSTRPEKRVGTDEAWDHAETIMADVLKRIEAESEGRVKTDILPGEGAFYGPKFEYTLRDAIGREWQCGTTQVDFNLPERFGAFYVDNNGEKKTPVMIHRAICGSMERFLGILIENYAGHFPLWFAPLQIVVATITSEADAYGQEVADLLKSKGLKVETDFRNEKINYKVREHSLAKVPVIIVCGMREAEEKTVNIRRLGSKDQKAMGLEEAVAAFVEEATPPDLR, from the coding sequence ATCTTTCAGATCCGATCGATGCCGACCATCAGATTGAAATCGTAACCCGCGACGACCCGCGTGCGCTCGAGCTAATCCGGCATGATGCAGCACACGTCATGGCCGAGGCTGTTCAGGAGTTGTGGCCCGGTACACAGGTGACCATCGGTCCGGTCATCGAGAACGGCTTCTACTACGATTTCAAACGCGTCAATCCGGATACTGACGAAGACTGGCCTTTCCATCCGGACGAGTTGCCTGTCATCGAAAAAAAGATGCGTGAGATCATCGGCCGTGGTGCCCAGTTCACCAAGGAATTCTGGAGCCGCGAAGAAGCCAAAACCTTTTTTGCCGCCAAAGGCGAACACTACAAGGTCGAGCTGATCGATGCCATTCCTGAAGATCAGGAAATCCGGATCTACAAGCAGGGGCAATGGCTGGATCTGTGCCGTGGCCCGCATATGGCCTCAACAAGGCAGATCGGCGATGCGTTTAAACTGATGAAGGTTGCCGGAGCATATTGGCGCGGCGACTCCAACAACGAAATGTTGTCCAGGATCTACGCAACGGCCTGGCATAACGAAAAGGAGCTGAAAGGCTACCTTCGTATGCTGGAAGAAGCGGAAAAGCGCGATCACCGGAAGCTCGGACGTGAAATGGATCTGTTTCATTTCCAGGAAGAGGGGCCTGGCGTCGTTTTCTGGCATCCGAACGGCTGGGACATGTTCCAGAACCTGATTGCCTATAAACGCCGTGTGCTGCGAGACACGTATAACGAAGTGAATGCACCGCAGGTTCTGCACACTTCGCTTTGGGAAACTTCAGGCCACTGGACCTGGTACAAAGAAAACATGTTCTCCGTGCAGTGCGCTGACCCTGAAGCTGAGGACAACCGTGTCTTTGCCTTGAAGCCGATGAACTGCCCGGGGCACGTGCAAATCTTCAAACACGGCTTGAAAAGCTATCGTGATCTGCCGTTGCGCCTTGCTGAATTTGGTGTGGTTCACCGCTACGAACCGTCAGGTGCACTGCATGGGCTGATGCGCGTTCGCGGGTTCACGCAAGACGATGCCCACGTTTTCTGCACCGAAGAGCAGATGGCCGACGAGTGTATGAAGATCAACGATCTCATTCTCTCGGTTTATAAGGACTTCGGATTTGACGAGATTGTTGTCAAATTGTCGACCCGTCCAGAAAAACGTGTCGGCACCGATGAAGCCTGGGATCATGCCGAAACGATCATGGCCGATGTGCTGAAGCGGATCGAGGCGGAGTCCGAAGGACGGGTGAAAACCGACATTCTTCCGGGTGAGGGCGCTTTCTACGGTCCGAAGTTCGAATACACCTTGCGAGATGCGATCGGTCGTGAATGGCAATGTGGCACCACACAGGTGGACTTCAATCTGCCGGAGCGCTTCGGTGCGTTCTATGTCGACAATAACGGTGAGAAGAAAACTCCGGTCATGATCCACAGAGCGATCTGCGGATCTATGGAACGCTTCCTTGGTATCCTGATCGAGAACTATGCCGGACACTTTCCGCTCTGGTTTGCGCCCTTGCAGATCGTGGTTGCGACCATTACCTCAGAGGCCGATGCTTACGGACAGGAAGTTGCCGATCTTCTGAAGTCGAAAGGTCTGAAAGTTGAAACAGACTTCCGCAATGAGAAGATCAACTACAAGGTTCGCGAACACTCGCTTGCCAAAGTTCCGGTGATTATTGTTTGTGGTATGCGTGAAGCGGAAGAAAAGACAGTGAATATTCGCCGCCTGGGTTCCAAGGACCAGAAGGCCATGGGGCTGGAGGAGGCTGTCGCGGCCTTTGTCGAGGAAGCAACACCGCCCGATCTTCGCTAG
- a CDS encoding nitroreductase family protein, whose protein sequence is MPNQDTMSPETLSFLRQRRSHPSVTMSSPGPDDDQIRDILTIAARVPDHGKLSPWRFVLYPSEQSETIGAWLAARCESLNGPLDYEQRQKELTRFQRAPRVIGVVSTAAEHPKIPIWEQQLSAGAVCMNLVTAAAASGYVSQWLTEWFAFDEEASRYLGAGENERFAGFVHIGTATQPPVERQRPDLAQLISNWTQAD, encoded by the coding sequence ATGCCCAATCAAGACACAATGTCGCCGGAAACACTCTCGTTTCTGCGACAAAGACGGTCTCACCCTTCTGTCACGATGTCTTCTCCCGGACCAGACGATGACCAGATCCGGGACATTTTGACAATCGCCGCTCGCGTTCCGGATCACGGCAAACTGAGCCCATGGCGCTTCGTGCTTTACCCGAGCGAGCAGAGTGAAACAATCGGAGCCTGGCTGGCTGCTCGCTGTGAGAGCCTGAACGGACCACTTGATTACGAACAGCGCCAGAAAGAACTGACACGGTTCCAAAGAGCACCGCGCGTCATCGGCGTTGTCAGCACTGCGGCCGAGCATCCCAAGATACCCATTTGGGAGCAGCAACTTTCGGCTGGTGCTGTGTGCATGAACCTTGTCACCGCTGCCGCCGCATCAGGATATGTTTCGCAATGGCTGACTGAATGGTTTGCCTTTGACGAAGAGGCAAGCCGGTATTTGGGTGCCGGTGAAAATGAGCGTTTTGCCGGCTTCGTGCACATCGGTACGGCGACGCAGCCTCCTGTTGAGCGTCAGCGCCCCGACCTTGCACAATTGATCTCCAACTGGACACAAGCTGACTAA